The sequence AATTTATATTCTGTACAATTTTAAGCATGAAAGTGGTTGTCGGGATTCCAAGAAATGTTGAATAAGGTCAAGTTTTCACATGAACTCGCTATTCTAGCATGGCCCCCTCTCTCAAAACGCCCCATTCTATCAACTTCTTATGCAACTCATTAGCCTCTTTGGTCATACCAGCAGCAGTCACACCTTTAATGATCATAGAATAAATCGTCACATCTGGCTTGCATCTACTTGAAATCATCATTTCTAGAACTTGTATTGCAATATCCACCttcttatttttacataatCCTTGGATCATGAATCTATAAGCTTTATTTCCAACCTTGTGATCTCTCTTACCCATCTCCTTCAATAGTTCAACAGCTTCCTCCAATTGATCCACCCGGCAAAAGCCCCAAATCAGACAACGATGGGTAATGTCATCAGGAGTTATCCCTTTTTCTATCATTTGACCATACAATCTCATTGCTTTCTCCATCAAACCCTTCTTAGCCAACCCATCAATCACAGTATTATAAGTGATCAAACAAGGAGAACAACCGGTACCACTTAAAATGTGAAGCACTTGGAGGGCCTCATCCACCATTCCCTCTTTACAAAGGGCACCTAGGAGAGTGTTATATGTTACAATGTCAGGTGAACAGTTCTGGGAAACCATTAGATTATAAAAGTTGATGGCACGATCCAAAAGCCCATCTTTGCACAAACCATTAATCAAGATGTTGTAAGTAACCACTGTAGGAGTGTGGGAAGTTTCTTTCATAACCGACACAATCTCATCTACTTCATCCCAATACCTACGATTACAAAGAGAATTCAGAAGAGTGTTGTAAGTTATAGCATTGGGTTCCATACCATGAGATAAAAGATTATATATAACCGATGCTACATCTTCATATTTTCCCCGTTTACAATTAAAATTGACCAGACCATTGTAGGTTACGATATCAGGATAACAGCCCTCAATCGCCATATCTTCCAATACTTCAAGAGCCCGCAAAGTTCCACAATGCTTGCAGACAAGCTCAATGAGAACTGTGTAGGTAATCAGAAAAGGAGGGCATCCCTTTCTCAATTGGTCCTTCCAAAATCCAATTGCCATATCAAAATTCCTACTATCAAACATACACCGGATTATTGTGTTATATGTAATCACGTCCGGAGGGCAACCACTCAAGCTCATCTCATCTAAGAGATCAATGGCAGATCTTGACAGTCCTCTCCTGCAGAGACCACCAACCATCATGTTGTATGTGATGATATCTGGAACCCCACCGGACATGACCATGACTTTAAGGATTTTGGAAGCTTTATCTAACCGATCCAATTTGATAAGGCCTCGGATTAAGTTTGTGCAAGAACGGAAGTCTGGAATTTGGTTTCGTCGTGCCATAAGATCAACCAACCTCGATGCATCCACCAACCTCCCTTGGCTACAGAAATTCTGAAGAATGCCATTGTTCGTTTCCTCATCATTTTCAACTAAAGGTCCATCTGAATACAACAATGAAGAACTTGAAGTCTTCTTCATTAGCTGTCTGAAATTTCTTTCAACACCCATATCATAATTTTCAGAGCGACGTTCATCTTGGTCAATCTCATTGTCTTTACCAATGCAAACACTTCTCTGCAAACCTCTACATTGTAAAAGATGTGCATTTCTTCCAGAACCAATACCTCCCTTCCGTTGTAaacaaaattgagttttgtGATTACACTTACTTGAACAATTTAAACGGAACACAGGAGATTTTATTACTGAGCACTGGCAAAGGCTAGAACTGTGACCCTCTTGTTTGGAGCACCCATGTAGACCATGCAAACAACGAACTTGGGCCAAATAACTCTGTTGGATAATAGTGTACCCCATCTTTCTCTTCCGACTTATAAGAACAATAACTAATGTGCTATGAATATCTATATAACATATATTGTAACCCAATGCTTCCTTTTCAGACCAACCCAATTGAACCAAGACTCATACAAGTTTCTCACTTAATGGGACAATCCCttggtttattattttcaataaacCCGAAATACGCACAAGTATATTCCTCAGGTTTAACTACTCTTCTGCTTGAGAATGAGAACCACAACTGTGCAAGTTCAAACTTAATATCAGAACCAGGAAAAATTcactaaacaatttttttttaaatgggaaacggcaatacacacacacacagtatgCCTTGACTATAAGTTGCAGATAACTACAAAAGGGAAACCAAGAAAAGTATTAAGGGCCAAAGCAATCTCTCAGCTCCTGAAATCCAATATAACAAAAAACccatttcatcaaattaaagtCAGAATCCAACCCACTTTAAATTAAACTCACAGGACACAAAAGCCAATAGGGAAGAGACAGACAGAGTGTAAATGAAATAAAGCTTTATCACCAACATTTATCATTTggatacaaaaaataaatactttcACTCCTAAATCCAAGCATACTTCAAAACCCAGTTCCAAAATGTCAAGTAAGAAGCATTTCCACCACAAACATAAGTGATAAACGATAAAAATCAGGACTTTGAGACCCCACAGCCATAACTACCAatagaaaaacttgaagaagagAAACCCAGTTCAAGAAATTCATATCAAACACACTCCCCCactaccaataaaaaataatatcactCATAAagattacatatataattttttaaacgAAATGCAAAACAGAGTGAAAATAAGAGACCCAAATGAAATGAGAATTTGAGATATTGAAGGTTAAAGGAAACGTACTATGGTGTTTGGTTTGGACTGAGTGGCGAAGTAGCAGTAGGCTGGAAGAAGAGAAACAGTGAGGGCTGCAACTCATTTCATATTTGGTGAGGATGATGAAGTTGAAATGAGAACTGTGAAGGGACGTTAAGTACTAGGGTTGCCGCTTTTCACAAGTACAGAGCTATCAATATAAATTGCTATCTTGCTCCCTCAAGATAAGGACAATTACATCTAAGTTCCCTCCAACGAGTACCTATCTATTTTAAGTCCCCATATATATTGTCTATTTTGCAAATCggattttattttcaatatctAATAATTAGAGATCGccacatgatttaaaaaattcGAAATAATGTGGCACTATGTAGGTTTtagatttgtaaaatttaattcgTATCATTAAATATCCGAAACATATTTGAAATGCTAGGGgttgtttggtagagtagtttgagatgaaatttttgtaatttttaaaaatacgtgtaagtgaaaaagtgtgtaatgttgtttaaaaagtgaaaatgtgagtttgagagTGTATACCAAACAGGCCCTGTTGGGGACGTTTTGTGACAAATGCCAAAAATGCAATATTAGCTTAAATCTTCCATTGAGTTCTTTAGAACTGTTTATTTATGGAGAATCAAGCCTAAAATTCCAATATTCagtaaataaaaactaatgGCACTTTAacaagagagaaatcaaaatgtTAATAACAAAAATGCTGAAAAATACATAGAAGTCTGAAATGTCAATCCACAGTCAACGAggagagaaaattgagagaaattgtgaggaagagagagaaggttCCTTTGTACTCATATTTTTATCCCTAAACTTTAGAATTGTGAGAATATTGTCTGCTTGAATGTATTTTTACTTTAAAGTTTCAActttgggggggggggatgtGGTTCGTTCATTTGTTAGCTGAAGATAGAGTTTTATATAGAGTTTGAGGTATTGCTTATGACTGGTTTTTGACTAGTGGAAGAGGCTCTTATCCCCCATGATACTAATTTGGTGTTTTGGATTGGGTTGCTTTTGTTTAAGTAAGAGTTTAGCATACTTTTAGCatgattttggaaataaaatggTTGATTCCATTAGCTATTATTTCCTTGTAATTATAAGCTTTTAACACTTGCATTTAGTGGCTACAATAGGCTAGTTAATTAGTTAAGGGCCGGTTATGTTTTTTGggtggaaaagaaaatatggtAGCAAAATTAGGTTTAGGTAGAAACTTAGGTCCATAATCAACCAGAGCATAAAAACTCTTTTGGGGTAAAAATTTCGAGTACATGACCCTCTTCATGAGCCTGAAGTGCTATTAGTGTCTCTTACCCACTTGGTAGCATACATGAGCTGGGCTCATGCAAAAGGTCCTAAAAAACCAACTTATCCCTTCCAAACCACACTTCCTCAATTTCCCCCATAAATCAAATAAGCTTGGGCCATgcttaaaaagaaatataatacatgaattgagGTCACAAGGAAGTCGAGCTTGGTTGAATCGGACTTGTACATAATGTGCCgcgaaaatgggtatcaacatTGAGCACGCACATTAAGAGAGTACTCACGTCAATGGCTGTATGatagaaaaaaatgtaaaatttttacattttacataaaaatgatCCATGTCActaaatgcataattttatttgaaattttgctataatatttatgtaaatttacactgatattatttagtttttattatttctttatgtattttgaaaatgaagGAAGAGAATGAATGGTGATGGTTGTGtaaggaaagagaaaagattttaaaaataaaaaaattgatatttttaattaaatgtaatgtaaaatatAAAGAGTAGGTTCTTATGCTAAATAGACATAAATTTTTGCACAAATTTATGTGAATActctgaaaataaattttttttttgtgatgtcaTATATTACTATTAGATGCAATTACCCCTTAATATCCCATAATATGTGAGAGAGAagttaaaaaatgtgaaaaggCAAAAAGGTAAAGATGattgttttaattttcaatctcaGCCATTTAAAATCTATTGCTAGATTGTTACACTGAATTTCAATCATCAAACGCCATCTCTCCCTCCCCACTATTTATCAAcctaacaatatatatttagggcaaaacttagatacagtaccttAAGTACAGTACCTAAGGTTCCCCTCttaaatatttgacatttgtcCATTTTAACAGCCCAGTAAAATAGAAATAACGCCGCTATCTTTCtgttaacttttcttttttctccctgGCAAACATTATTCCGCATAAATTTAagaagtagaaaattttaatttcagccACTAACTCTTTAAAGAAGAAAACTAGATGGTTTAGTAGATCTCTATGACTTCTCCTAATCTCAGAAGAAGAAATCCAGATTTAGTGAAACTAAAAGCTACAatctttcaacattttttttcctccgtTTTCTAGGGAACCAAACAAAGCTTTGAACCAGATTTTGATTTGCAAATAAATCAAAGCTtgagacaaaagaaaatcaaatggaAATCGTAAATTCAGAAAATAACTCAGAAGATCTTAAATTTCATCCACTCAATCTTTGAAAAAGAAAGCCAAATGGCTCCAGTAGATCTCTCTAACTTCTCCCATTAAATCACATAAGAAGAAATCTAGATACAATGAAACTAAAAACTACAATCCTTgaactgtttttctttttacctttgTTTTCTTGGGAACCAAACAAAGTTTTGAACCAGAGGTTGCACCAAAGCGTGAACGAGTGTTCTTGGAGagggtaaaaaaagaaaaacaataagaaggagagtttagagagagagacgtGTGGGATTTGGAGAAGTTGGAgatattttaattaaagaaaaagacctCTTTGTTCTCACgatccaaaagaagaaaaaaaaaaaaaataaaacataaagagATGGGATTTTGATAACGCCGTTTACTGGGCTGTTAAAATGgacaaatgtcaaatatttaaGAAGGGAACTTTAGGAACAGTACTTaaggtactgtatctaagttttgcccctatatttatatttgcaaTGATGATTTTCTATTGATTTATTAAAGTATGGGATTAATAGAATTGGGTTGAGACACTACActtattaaaaattcaaattaagtCAAATTTGTATtcaattaaaagttttaaatatcTAATTTCCAAATGAAACAAGTTTGAGAATAAATTTTGTAGGATGAGCCAATATATAAGTGTCAACTTGTTGATCGATAACAATTAAGAAAATATCACAACATGCATATTAATTCGatcaatatattaattattgattaattatttcCTATACAtcacaaatttttatttctacaaATGGAATTTGTAattcaacaatttaaaaattttatatttgcacacacacacacacatattttgtCAATTACtcattttgagaaaatatt comes from Castanea sativa cultivar Marrone di Chiusa Pesio chromosome 3, ASM4071231v1 and encodes:
- the LOC142629962 gene encoding uncharacterized protein LOC142629962, with product MGYTIIQQSYLAQVRCLHGLHGCSKQEGHSSSLCQCSVIKSPVFRLNCSSKCNHKTQFCLQRKGGIGSGRNAHLLQCRGLQRSVCIGKDNEIDQDERRSENYDMGVERNFRQLMKKTSSSSLLYSDGPLVENDEETNNGILQNFCSQGRLVDASRLVDLMARRNQIPDFRSCTNLIRGLIKLDRLDKASKILKVMVMSGGVPDIITYNMMVGGLCRRGLSRSAIDLLDEMSLSGCPPDVITYNTIIRCMFDSRNFDMAIGFWKDQLRKGCPPFLITYTVLIELVCKHCGTLRALEVLEDMAIEGCYPDIVTYNGLVNFNCKRGKYEDVASVIYNLLSHGMEPNAITYNTLLNSLCNRRYWDEVDEIVSVMKETSHTPTVVTYNILINGLCKDGLLDRAINFYNLMVSQNCSPDIVTYNTLLGALCKEGMVDEALQVLHILSGTGCSPCLITYNTVIDGLAKKGLMEKAMRLYGQMIEKGITPDDITHRCLIWGFCRVDQLEEAVELLKEMGKRDHKVGNKAYRFMIQGLCKNKKVDIAIQVLEMMISSRCKPDVTIYSMIIKGVTAAGMTKEANELHKKLIEWGVLREGAMLE